One region of Methanomassiliicoccales archaeon genomic DNA includes:
- the gatE gene encoding Glu-tRNA(Gln) amidotransferase subunit GatE yields QELRLLPDYVRKEMERQRSLIEIKNILSERKVQRPRAELVDLSSALKSCRSKVIAGALTKGGVVLGAALPGYEGLMRSADGRFRLGAEMAQRARVRAGVQGIFHSDELPGYGVTDEDVARIRAALGRGGAVAFVLCADEPIKAKAAVEAAVERAAMATEGVPEETRDPLPDGSSVYSRPLPGASRMYPETDVRPIIITAEKMIAIRSKLPPLPEEVERHLVSKYAIHPQQARQLVREGWEAIFEEAASRYGLAAIAAKTLLNTLPEIAKEGADISKLDDEALRSAFRSLYEGAFAKEAMPEVLKAMCRGITVEQAVKELGLGRMDLSGAEAIIAQVVAERMDFVRQKGIGAVGPLMGPVMERLRGKVDGKVVNEILRREISKVLGIPDS; encoded by the coding sequence GCAAGAACTGCGCCTCCTACCTGATTATGTGCGGAAGGAGATGGAGCGCCAGCGAAGCCTTATCGAGATTAAGAACATTTTATCGGAGAGGAAGGTGCAGCGGCCGCGGGCAGAGCTGGTGGATCTGAGCTCGGCGCTGAAATCATGCCGTTCCAAGGTGATCGCGGGAGCTTTAACGAAGGGAGGAGTGGTCTTGGGAGCCGCTCTCCCAGGCTACGAAGGGCTAATGAGGAGCGCTGACGGGCGCTTTCGCTTAGGAGCAGAGATGGCCCAGAGAGCCAGGGTACGGGCGGGCGTGCAAGGCATATTCCACTCTGACGAGCTGCCAGGATATGGGGTCACCGATGAAGACGTCGCTAGGATAAGAGCTGCCCTGGGAAGGGGAGGCGCTGTGGCTTTCGTGCTATGCGCGGATGAGCCGATCAAGGCGAAAGCGGCTGTGGAAGCTGCGGTGGAGCGAGCGGCTATGGCCACAGAAGGCGTGCCGGAAGAGACGAGGGATCCGCTGCCGGATGGTTCCAGCGTCTACTCGCGCCCCTTGCCAGGCGCTAGCCGCATGTATCCTGAGACCGATGTGCGACCGATCATAATCACCGCGGAAAAGATGATAGCCATTCGTTCCAAGCTCCCCCCTCTCCCGGAAGAAGTGGAGAGGCATTTGGTGTCCAAATACGCCATCCATCCGCAGCAAGCGCGGCAGTTGGTGCGCGAGGGCTGGGAGGCTATATTCGAGGAAGCCGCCTCAAGATATGGATTGGCTGCCATCGCGGCCAAGACTCTCCTTAACACCCTTCCAGAGATAGCCAAGGAAGGTGCGGACATCTCCAAGCTGGACGATGAGGCTTTGCGCAGCGCCTTCCGCTCCCTTTATGAGGGAGCTTTTGCCAAGGAGGCGATGCCGGAAGTGTTGAAGGCGATGTGCCGAGGAATCACTGTGGAGCAGGCTGTAAAGGAGCTAGGCCTGGGCAGGATGGATCTGTCGGGGGCAGAGGCCATCATCGCTCAAGTTGTAGCAGAGCGCATGGATTTCGTTAGGCAGAAAGGGATAGGAGCCGTAGGGCCTCTCATGGGCCCGGTCATGGAGCGCTTGCGGGGAAAGGTGGACGGCAAAGTGGTGAATGAAATCCTGAGAAGAGAGATAAGTAAGGTCTTGGGCATTCCAGACTCGTGA